A portion of the Pseudoxanthomonas sp. JBR18 genome contains these proteins:
- the bphP gene encoding bacteriophytochrome BphP: MNVVVDPVDMDACAREPIHIPGSIQPFGVLLVIDPATGCIVQASETAAAVLGVDDPLGRRWDALLDLGKRQLPDPASVTERVHLSHAAVEFPLRDATPEASWVGAWHLSPTHWLVELEPRDSRGSDAGLNDALPTLRLLERDGSVAEASLRVAREIHALLGYDRVMVYRFDNDWNGDVIAEARAPDLEAYLGLHYPATDIPAQARALYLRNRVRQIAHVGYRPSPITPVLNPADGQPVDLSDVSLRSVSPVHLEYLANMGVSATLVTSIVVNDALWGLVACHHYKPHFANHAMRDVADALSRGLAGRIGALQAVERARTESVLLTVREKLITAFNDADTMTPDMLAEMAPDLMDVVDADGVAIFHGDHVTRHGQLPPERDLARIRAQIESGDYEALREGAVGALHTDTIGTTFPPLADLAPLAAGLIFVPLMPQARSALMWTRREQVQTVNWAGNPALAKLPDIPNSRLSPRKSFDLWQETVRGRARPWSQLHLESARSLRVLIELMERKRYQQDFVMLEASLARLRQGVAIIERGPAGIARVVFVNEAFADLADLDNSDMIGLDMRTLLDPSVRAEALSALETQLRASTPAASVLPLRVANAEPRLLHFDFEPLPARGGQTTHWLLQLSEPG; the protein is encoded by the coding sequence ATGAACGTTGTCGTCGATCCCGTGGACATGGATGCGTGCGCGCGCGAGCCCATCCACATCCCTGGCTCCATCCAGCCGTTCGGCGTGCTGCTGGTCATCGACCCGGCCACCGGATGCATCGTCCAGGCCAGTGAGACGGCCGCGGCGGTCCTGGGCGTGGACGATCCGCTGGGCCGGCGTTGGGACGCGTTGCTGGACCTGGGCAAGCGCCAACTGCCCGATCCGGCCAGCGTGACCGAGCGCGTGCACCTGTCCCACGCGGCGGTCGAGTTCCCGCTGCGTGACGCGACTCCGGAGGCGTCCTGGGTCGGCGCGTGGCATCTGTCACCCACGCACTGGCTGGTCGAACTGGAGCCGCGCGACTCGCGTGGCTCCGACGCCGGACTCAACGATGCGCTGCCGACCCTGCGGCTGCTGGAGCGCGACGGTTCGGTCGCCGAGGCCAGCCTGCGCGTCGCGCGCGAGATCCATGCGTTGCTCGGCTATGACCGGGTGATGGTCTACCGTTTCGACAACGACTGGAACGGCGATGTCATCGCCGAGGCGCGCGCGCCGGACCTGGAGGCCTACCTGGGCCTGCATTATCCGGCGACCGACATTCCGGCCCAGGCCCGTGCGCTGTACCTGCGCAACCGGGTGCGCCAGATCGCCCATGTCGGCTATCGCCCCTCGCCGATTACACCGGTGCTCAACCCGGCCGATGGCCAGCCGGTGGACCTGAGCGATGTGAGCCTGCGCAGCGTCTCGCCGGTGCACCTGGAGTACCTGGCCAACATGGGGGTCTCGGCGACGCTGGTGACCTCCATCGTGGTCAACGACGCGCTGTGGGGCCTGGTGGCCTGCCATCACTACAAGCCGCACTTCGCCAACCATGCCATGCGCGATGTGGCCGATGCGCTCTCGCGCGGCCTGGCCGGGCGCATCGGGGCACTGCAGGCGGTGGAGCGCGCGCGCACCGAGTCGGTCCTGCTGACCGTGCGCGAGAAGCTGATCACCGCGTTCAACGACGCCGACACCATGACCCCGGACATGCTGGCCGAGATGGCGCCGGACCTGATGGACGTGGTCGATGCCGACGGCGTGGCGATCTTCCACGGAGATCATGTCACCCGCCACGGACAGCTACCGCCGGAGCGGGACCTGGCGCGGATCCGCGCCCAGATCGAGTCGGGCGATTACGAGGCGCTGCGCGAGGGCGCGGTCGGGGCCCTGCATACCGACACCATCGGGACCACCTTTCCGCCGCTGGCCGACCTGGCGCCGCTGGCGGCCGGCCTGATCTTCGTGCCGCTGATGCCGCAGGCTCGCAGTGCGCTGATGTGGACCCGGCGCGAGCAGGTCCAGACCGTCAACTGGGCCGGCAACCCCGCGTTGGCCAAGCTGCCGGACATCCCCAACTCGCGCCTGTCTCCGCGCAAGAGTTTTGATCTGTGGCAGGAAACCGTGCGTGGCCGCGCGCGGCCGTGGTCGCAGCTGCACCTGGAGTCGGCCCGCAGCCTGCGCGTGCTGATCGAGCTGATGGAGCGCAAGCGCTATCAGCAGGACTTCGTCATGCTCGAGGCCTCGTTGGCGCGCCTGCGCCAGGGCGTGGCCATCATCGAGCGCGGTCCGGCGGGCATTGCCCGGGTGGTCTTCGTCAACGAGGCCTTCGCCGACCTGGCCGACCTGGACAATTCGGACATGATCGGCCTCGACATGCGGACCCTGCTGGATCCCTCGGTGCGCGCCGAAGCCCTGTCGGCCCTGGAGACCCAACTGCGCGCATCGACACCGGCCGCCAGCGTCCTGCCCCTGCGGGTCGCCAATGCCGAACCACGCCTGCTGCATTTCGACTTCGAGCCGCTGCCCGCACGCGGCGGGCAGACGACCCATTGGCTACTGCAGCTGAGCGAGCCCGGCTGA